From one Dyella sp. 2HG41-7 genomic stretch:
- a CDS encoding DUF899 family protein, which produces MTQAPTLVPAAELVKRNGASQINESPEYRRARDELLREEIELRRHIERVAELRRALPPGGEVIGDYRFEGEHGPTDFAGLFGDKQTLVVYSYMFGPQRERPCPMCTSMLSAWEGEANDMQQRIALAVIARSPIERLVAFKRERHWRYLKLYSDLNGNFSRDYHAIADDGSDIPEINVFTRRDGKIRLFWSGEMGTATADPGQDPRGAPDPMPIWTVLDLTPEGRGTNWYPKLEYPA; this is translated from the coding sequence ATGACGCAAGCCCCCACCCTCGTCCCCGCCGCCGAGCTGGTGAAGCGCAACGGCGCCAGCCAAATCAACGAAAGCCCGGAATACCGCCGAGCGCGCGATGAACTGCTGCGCGAGGAAATCGAACTGCGCCGCCATATCGAACGCGTCGCCGAACTGCGCCGCGCACTACCGCCCGGTGGCGAGGTGATCGGCGACTACCGTTTCGAAGGCGAACACGGCCCGACCGATTTCGCCGGTCTGTTCGGCGACAAGCAGACGCTGGTCGTCTACAGCTATATGTTCGGCCCGCAACGCGAACGCCCCTGTCCGATGTGCACCTCGATGCTCAGCGCGTGGGAAGGCGAAGCGAACGACATGCAGCAGCGCATCGCGCTCGCCGTGATCGCACGCTCGCCGATCGAGCGCCTCGTTGCGTTCAAGCGCGAACGCCACTGGCGCTATCTCAAGTTGTATAGCGACCTCAACGGCAACTTCAGCCGCGACTACCACGCCATCGCCGACGACGGCAGCGACATCCCCGAGATCAACGTTTTCACGCGTCGCGACGGAAAAATTCGCCTGTTCTGGAGCGGTGAAATGGGTACTGCCACGGCGGACCCCGGCCAGGACCCGCGCGGCGCGCCCGACCCGATGCCGATCTGGACGGTCCTGGATTTGACGCCGGAAGGCCGCGGAACGAATTGGTATCCGAAGCTGGAATATCCCGCGTAA
- a CDS encoding PadR family transcriptional regulator, with translation MHRHFLFHRFMQRHHGGCGGWGDVGGFDDEVYVFHGRRGRHGSFGGGDFGDWDSMQGGGRRGGGRILGHGDLKLLLLALIEQQPRHGYELIRTIEEMFHGHYSPSPGAVYPTLTMLEELGHASVQSEEGGRKLYAITDQGREFLNANRVAVDAMTERTRHSARLIAKLSLPMGVRKAMHALKHAVLMRGADWNKVEAQRVAAILERAAAEIATGRQDETQ, from the coding sequence ATGCACAGGCATTTCCTGTTCCATCGCTTTATGCAGCGCCATCACGGCGGCTGCGGAGGCTGGGGCGACGTCGGCGGGTTCGACGACGAGGTTTACGTTTTTCACGGCCGGCGCGGCCGGCACGGATCGTTCGGCGGCGGCGATTTCGGCGACTGGGACAGCATGCAAGGCGGCGGTCGACGCGGCGGCGGGCGCATCCTCGGCCACGGCGATCTGAAGCTGTTGCTGCTGGCGCTGATCGAACAGCAGCCGCGTCACGGTTACGAATTGATCCGCACGATCGAAGAGATGTTCCACGGTCACTACTCGCCGAGCCCCGGCGCCGTGTACCCCACGCTCACTATGCTGGAAGAACTCGGCCACGCATCGGTGCAAAGCGAAGAAGGCGGACGCAAGTTGTACGCGATCACCGACCAAGGCCGCGAATTTCTCAACGCCAATCGCGTCGCCGTGGATGCAATGACCGAACGCACGCGCCACAGCGCGCGTTTAATCGCCAAGCTTTCGTTGCCGATGGGCGTACGCAAGGCGATGCACGCGCTCAAGCATGCCGTGCTGATGCGCGGCGCGGACTGGAACAAGGTCGAAGCGCAACGCGTTGCGGCAATTCTCGAACGCGCCGCCGCCGAGATCGCCACCGGCCGCCAGGACGAAACTCAGTAA
- a CDS encoding prolyl oligopeptidase family serine peptidase gives MRRLLLAGLIALTVLPVAAQTDSGAPKLDLETIMANPDWMGQAVENPYWSADGSSLYYQLKRDGSPVRDLYRVDPASGKSTKLDPTAMTHAEGPAVFDRAHRHAAYIFHGDVFLQDLSNGRRTQVTRSAQPESSPRFSADGRSLQFRETNNWFVYDIDSGVTSPAAILKFSDDPQAKKPDTLGQQQLDLFKALRENKEDKDAVHANDQALAAADPSRAPQPFYLGDKTQLVDTELSPDGRWMLVVTQEAHHDDGKAPNVIHFVTDSGYTEDEPARTYVGRNSAAPQSVKLLDLDAHKSYSLATDNLPGIKDDPLKSIRAKTIAALQKAGNDDEAKALKAPDVRPVTLYTMDSGTAGVVWSEDGRNAALEFLSVDNKDRWIATVDFAHHALVAQNRLHNDAWVNWAYNDFGWLKDNRTLFYLSEESGYSHLYVKPLDGSQKALTSGKFEVSNPQLSNDGKSFYVRANQVAPYSYDVYRVSATGGELARITQYGGMDQFVLSPDDKQLAVLHSSAYVLPQLAVQNAGGGTPRELTHTMKPAFTAYKWIAPKIVQVPSSHGAGVIYAKYYGPANETDAPASRPAVLFVHGAGYLQDVSESATYYQHEQLFNNLLVQQGYVVLDMDYRASQGYGAAWRTAIYRQMGHPELEDLLDGKAWLVKNHGVDAKRVGIYGGSYGGFMTEMALLRAPGEFAAGSAQRPPADWVTYNDSYTAGILNDPQIDPEAYKISSPITYAENLRDPLQINHGLIDDNVLASDSIRLYQRFIELHKKNFWISLYPLERHEFEHADSWYDEYRRIDELFETWVKPSNSQ, from the coding sequence ATGCGCCGACTGCTGCTCGCCGGCCTCATCGCCCTCACCGTGCTGCCCGTGGCCGCGCAGACCGACTCGGGGGCGCCGAAGCTCGATCTGGAAACCATCATGGCCAACCCGGACTGGATGGGCCAGGCGGTGGAGAACCCGTATTGGAGCGCCGACGGCAGCAGCCTCTACTACCAGCTCAAACGCGATGGCAGCCCGGTGCGGGATCTGTATCGCGTCGACCCGGCGAGCGGAAAAAGCACCAAGCTCGATCCAACTGCTATGACGCACGCGGAAGGGCCCGCCGTGTTCGATCGCGCGCATCGCCATGCCGCCTACATCTTCCACGGCGATGTCTTTCTGCAAGACCTGAGCAACGGGCGTCGCACGCAAGTAACGCGTAGCGCGCAGCCGGAATCCTCGCCGCGCTTTTCTGCCGACGGTCGTTCGCTGCAATTTCGCGAAACCAACAATTGGTTCGTCTACGACATTGACAGCGGCGTCACCTCGCCCGCCGCGATATTGAAATTCTCTGACGATCCGCAAGCCAAGAAACCCGATACGCTCGGCCAGCAGCAACTGGACCTGTTCAAAGCGCTGCGTGAAAACAAAGAAGACAAAGACGCCGTTCACGCCAACGATCAAGCGCTGGCCGCCGCCGATCCTTCGCGCGCGCCGCAACCGTTCTATCTCGGCGACAAAACGCAGCTCGTCGATACCGAGCTGTCGCCCGACGGCCGATGGATGCTGGTCGTCACGCAGGAAGCGCATCACGACGACGGCAAAGCGCCCAACGTTATCCATTTCGTTACCGACTCCGGCTACACCGAAGACGAGCCGGCGCGCACGTATGTCGGTCGCAACAGCGCCGCGCCGCAATCGGTGAAGCTGCTCGATCTTGATGCACACAAATCGTATTCGCTTGCTACCGACAACTTGCCGGGCATCAAAGACGATCCGCTCAAAAGCATTCGCGCAAAGACCATCGCCGCCCTGCAGAAAGCCGGCAATGACGACGAAGCGAAAGCCTTGAAAGCGCCGGATGTGCGTCCCGTAACGCTTTACACCATGGATAGCGGCACCGCCGGTGTCGTGTGGAGCGAAGACGGCCGAAATGCCGCGTTGGAATTCTTATCGGTCGATAACAAAGACCGGTGGATCGCCACCGTCGACTTCGCGCATCACGCGCTGGTCGCGCAGAACCGCTTGCACAACGATGCATGGGTCAATTGGGCCTACAACGATTTCGGCTGGCTCAAAGACAACCGCACGCTGTTTTATCTCAGCGAAGAAAGCGGTTACTCGCATTTATATGTAAAACCCTTGGATGGCAGTCAGAAAGCGTTGACGTCCGGCAAGTTCGAGGTCAGCAATCCGCAGCTCTCCAACGACGGCAAGTCGTTCTATGTGCGCGCGAACCAAGTCGCGCCGTACAGCTATGACGTCTATCGCGTATCCGCCACCGGCGGCGAACTGGCGCGCATCACCCAATACGGCGGCATGGACCAATTCGTGTTGTCGCCGGACGACAAACAACTCGCCGTGCTTCATTCATCGGCTTACGTGCTGCCGCAACTCGCCGTGCAAAACGCTGGCGGTGGTACGCCGCGCGAACTCACCCACACCATGAAGCCGGCTTTCACCGCCTATAAATGGATTGCGCCCAAGATCGTGCAAGTACCTTCGTCGCACGGTGCGGGCGTGATCTACGCCAAATACTACGGCCCTGCGAATGAAACCGATGCGCCTGCATCGCGCCCCGCTGTGTTGTTCGTCCATGGCGCCGGCTATCTGCAAGATGTGTCGGAATCGGCCACGTATTACCAGCACGAGCAGCTGTTCAACAACTTGCTGGTGCAGCAAGGCTACGTCGTGCTCGATATGGATTACCGCGCATCGCAAGGTTATGGCGCAGCGTGGCGCACGGCGATCTACCGCCAGATGGGTCATCCGGAATTGGAAGACTTGCTCGACGGCAAAGCGTGGCTGGTGAAAAACCACGGCGTCGATGCGAAACGCGTGGGCATCTACGGCGGCAGTTACGGCGGCTTTATGACCGAGATGGCGCTGTTACGCGCGCCAGGCGAATTCGCGGCCGGCTCGGCGCAGCGTCCGCCGGCCGATTGGGTGACGTACAACGACTCGTATACCGCCGGCATCCTCAACGATCCGCAGATCGATCCGGAGGCGTACAAGATCAGCTCGCCGATCACCTACGCCGAAAATCTGCGCGATCCGTTGCAGATTAATCACGGCCTGATCGACGACAACGTGCTGGCCAGCGATTCGATCCGTTTGTATCAGCGCTTTATCGAACTGCACAAAAAGAATTTCTGGATCTCGTTGTATCCGCTGGAGCGCCACGAATTCGAGCATGCCGATTCGTGGTACGACGAATATCGTCGTATCGATGAATTGTTTGAGACGTGGGTGAAGCCGTCGAATTCACAATAA
- a CDS encoding alpha/beta hydrolase-fold protein: MSLLPVVESETAAHPLYSVIWLHGLGADGNDFAPIVPELVSPDWPAIRFVFPHAPMRAVTINNGMTMRAWYDIYGFDLVAQQDEVGMRESIAQVEALIAREQERGVPSERILLAGFSQGGAIALAAGLRHPKKLAGIIALSTYLPMAGLLAAERNAINGNVPIFWGHGTFDPVVILQRGVDSRIALEALGYKVDWHTYPMPHSVCPDEIADLRRWIGERVR; this comes from the coding sequence ATGAGCCTGCTTCCTGTTGTCGAAAGCGAAACGGCCGCCCATCCCCTGTACAGCGTCATCTGGCTGCACGGCCTGGGCGCGGACGGCAACGACTTCGCGCCGATCGTGCCGGAGCTGGTGTCGCCGGATTGGCCGGCGATCCGCTTTGTGTTTCCGCATGCGCCGATGCGCGCGGTCACGATCAACAACGGCATGACGATGCGTGCGTGGTACGACATCTACGGGTTCGATCTGGTGGCGCAGCAAGACGAAGTCGGCATGCGCGAATCCATCGCGCAGGTGGAAGCGTTGATCGCACGCGAGCAGGAGCGCGGCGTGCCGAGCGAACGCATTCTGCTGGCGGGTTTTTCGCAGGGCGGCGCGATTGCGCTGGCCGCCGGCTTGCGTCATCCGAAGAAACTCGCGGGCATCATCGCGTTGTCCACGTACTTGCCGATGGCCGGTTTGCTGGCGGCCGAGCGCAATGCCATCAATGGGAACGTGCCGATTTTCTGGGGACACGGCACGTTCGATCCGGTGGTGATCCTTCAGCGCGGTGTTGATTCGCGCATCGCCCTCGAAGCGCTCGGGTACAAGGTCGACTGGCACACCTATCCGATGCCGCATTCGGTTTGCCCGGACGAAATTGCGGATCTGCGCCGGTGGATCGGCGAAAGGGTGCGCTGA
- a CDS encoding siderophore-interacting protein, which translates to MTRHEHRMARHQLALRTLEVLNARRMTPHMQRITLKGEQLRGFVSGSPDDHVKLLFPNSQGDLVFPTLGPNGPEFPADAEPSPMRDYTPREHDAERNELVIDFVLHGDGPASTWAEQATPGQRIGVGGPRGSFIVANDFDHYVLIGDETALPAIARRLDEMHAEAHVIALVEIPEKADRLPLGSQSDFDVTWLERDGADASRSELLETALRELPALPGDTFYWIAAESRRARMMRRYLVEERGISKDWVRATGYWKANGSSDDED; encoded by the coding sequence ATGACTCGACACGAACACCGTATGGCTCGGCACCAGCTCGCATTGCGTACGCTGGAAGTACTCAACGCCAGACGCATGACGCCGCATATGCAGCGGATCACCTTGAAAGGTGAACAACTGCGCGGATTTGTCAGCGGATCGCCCGACGATCACGTGAAGTTGCTGTTCCCTAACTCGCAAGGCGATTTGGTGTTTCCCACCTTGGGACCCAACGGCCCCGAATTTCCGGCCGACGCCGAACCTTCGCCCATGCGCGACTACACGCCGCGCGAGCACGATGCCGAACGCAACGAACTGGTGATCGATTTCGTATTGCATGGCGACGGACCAGCATCGACCTGGGCGGAGCAAGCGACGCCCGGACAACGTATCGGCGTAGGCGGCCCGCGCGGTTCGTTTATCGTCGCCAACGATTTCGATCACTACGTGCTGATCGGCGACGAAACCGCCCTGCCGGCGATCGCGCGGCGGCTGGATGAAATGCATGCCGAGGCGCATGTCATAGCGCTGGTTGAGATTCCGGAAAAAGCCGACCGTTTGCCGCTGGGTTCGCAATCGGACTTCGATGTGACATGGCTGGAACGCGACGGCGCTGATGCGAGCCGCAGCGAGTTATTGGAAACCGCGCTGCGCGAATTGCCTGCGTTGCCGGGCGATACGTTTTATTGGATCGCGGCCGAATCGCGGCGCGCGCGCATGATGCGTCGTTATTTGGTGGAAGAGCGCGGCATTTCGAAGGATTGGGTTCGCGCCACTGGTTATTGGAAAGCCAATGGCAGCAGCGACGACGAGGATTAA
- a CDS encoding protease pro-enzyme activation domain-containing protein: MKTEHVMIALSIALAFATLPSITQASSSNPALAGLNTAEAPRVNQAVDNRVVSSLSNTHLAFLSHATAAGNVDDAMPMNHMQLILRRSDQRASAAESLIAQQHDPSSAKFHQWLSPEEVGSTFGVHDADIAAVKSWLTSQGFTVNGVYPNKMQIDFSGTAGQVRQAFHTQESRFVVNHVTHVANAGDISVPTALREVIVGVAGLNDFHPQPLNKTPQVTQFDRSKGKFMLKQTTATTPGHPAAVNFVGGARGLVPYDMQTIYNTSSLYASGLTGAGINIAVVEDQDMDVSDWPNFVAQFGLGGYGGTFTQFQPQLTPSTGNCTDPGGNDPFSESIETVLDSEYSTAMAPGANIWVATCSDSNSTNFFGGVFAAADNLINNTNAAGRPNIISASYGYGEGFTDAASKTAIDLMWAQADLEGISVFISSGDSGSNPSYNGSIINGVGVDANSFATSSNDTAVGGTDTADVLDGTTSKYFSSTLNSVYGSALSYVPELTWNQSCGNTLAATKLVHTTALQFCKNALIYDPYGYYVTSESGSGGPSSVDAKPSWQRIVHGAAKDQSRDLPDVSLFAGSYGGYSWVILCTGYYPCAPNFTTPTVLEGGTSLSSPMMAGIQALIDQGLASDGLSANQGNAAPTFYELARNEYGGATGNPPGSLAACNSNNGPTGNSKCVFRNITEGGNSTQCIQIAAFSQVTPDCYFYGTIQNFEQFYGPTLVGLTATSTTKYNSTTAAYAAQAGWSFANGLGSVNAGNLLTAWKKFVNAP; this comes from the coding sequence GTGAAAACCGAGCATGTGATGATTGCGTTGTCGATTGCGCTCGCATTCGCAACGCTACCTTCGATTACCCAAGCTTCCTCATCCAATCCGGCGCTTGCCGGACTCAATACAGCCGAAGCGCCGCGCGTTAACCAAGCCGTAGATAACCGCGTTGTTTCGTCGCTGAGCAATACCCACCTAGCCTTTCTTTCCCATGCAACGGCCGCGGGCAACGTGGACGATGCAATGCCCATGAACCATATGCAATTGATTCTGCGCCGCAGCGACCAGCGCGCGTCGGCGGCAGAATCGTTGATCGCGCAGCAGCACGATCCGTCGTCCGCCAAATTCCATCAGTGGCTGTCGCCCGAAGAAGTGGGCAGCACGTTCGGCGTGCACGATGCCGATATCGCCGCGGTGAAATCGTGGTTGACCTCGCAAGGGTTCACGGTCAACGGCGTGTATCCGAACAAGATGCAGATCGACTTCAGCGGCACAGCAGGCCAGGTGCGCCAGGCCTTTCACACGCAAGAAAGCCGCTTTGTCGTCAATCATGTAACGCATGTCGCCAATGCGGGCGACATCAGCGTTCCGACAGCATTGCGCGAAGTCATCGTCGGTGTTGCCGGCCTCAACGACTTCCATCCGCAGCCGTTGAACAAGACGCCGCAGGTGACGCAGTTCGATCGCAGCAAGGGCAAGTTTATGCTCAAGCAGACCACCGCAACGACACCGGGTCATCCAGCGGCGGTGAATTTCGTCGGCGGCGCACGCGGTTTGGTGCCGTATGACATGCAGACGATCTACAACACCAGCAGCTTGTACGCCAGCGGCCTGACGGGTGCGGGCATCAATATCGCGGTGGTTGAAGATCAAGATATGGATGTGAGCGATTGGCCCAACTTCGTCGCTCAGTTTGGACTTGGCGGTTACGGCGGAACGTTTACGCAATTCCAGCCACAACTGACGCCGTCGACGGGCAACTGCACCGACCCAGGTGGCAACGATCCATTCTCGGAAAGCATCGAGACGGTGCTGGATTCGGAATACTCCACCGCAATGGCGCCCGGCGCGAACATCTGGGTGGCGACGTGTTCGGATTCCAACTCCACCAACTTCTTCGGTGGCGTGTTTGCCGCGGCGGACAATCTGATCAACAACACGAACGCCGCCGGCCGTCCGAACATCATCAGCGCGAGTTACGGCTACGGTGAAGGATTCACCGACGCGGCCAGCAAGACCGCGATCGACCTGATGTGGGCGCAGGCGGATCTGGAAGGCATTTCGGTGTTTATTTCCAGCGGCGATTCCGGCTCGAACCCGAGCTATAACGGCAGCATCATCAATGGCGTGGGCGTGGATGCGAATTCGTTTGCCACCTCCTCCAACGATACGGCGGTCGGCGGCACGGATACGGCCGATGTGCTCGATGGCACGACCAGCAAGTACTTCAGCAGCACGCTCAACAGCGTGTACGGTTCGGCGTTGTCGTATGTGCCGGAATTAACGTGGAATCAATCGTGCGGCAATACGCTTGCAGCAACCAAGCTGGTGCACACGACGGCCTTGCAGTTCTGCAAGAACGCGTTGATCTACGATCCGTACGGCTACTACGTCACCTCCGAAAGCGGTAGCGGCGGTCCGTCGTCGGTGGATGCCAAACCCTCATGGCAACGTATCGTGCACGGAGCGGCGAAGGATCAGTCGCGCGATCTGCCGGACGTCTCGCTGTTTGCCGGTTCGTATGGCGGTTATTCGTGGGTGATTCTGTGCACCGGCTACTATCCGTGCGCACCGAACTTCACGACGCCGACCGTATTGGAAGGCGGCACGTCGTTGTCGTCGCCGATGATGGCGGGTATTCAGGCTTTGATCGATCAGGGCTTGGCCAGCGATGGCTTGTCCGCCAATCAAGGCAATGCTGCGCCGACGTTCTATGAGTTGGCCAGAAACGAATACGGCGGCGCAACCGGTAACCCACCGGGCTCATTGGCCGCATGCAATTCCAACAACGGTCCAACCGGCAACAGCAAGTGTGTGTTCCGCAACATCACCGAGGGCGGCAATTCCACACAGTGCATCCAGATCGCCGCGTTCTCGCAAGTCACGCCTGATTGCTACTTCTACGGCACCATTCAGAACTTCGAACAGTTCTACGGTCCGACGCTGGTTGGTCTGACGGCCACCAGTACGACGAAGTACAACAGCACCACGGCCGCGTATGCCGCACAAGCCGGTTGGAGTTTCGCCAACGGCCTCGGCTCGGTAAACGCCGGCAATCTGCTTACCGCATGGAAAAAGTTCGTGAACGCACCGTAA
- a CDS encoding MFS transporter, whose protein sequence is MDQRTVRQRISRVTIAASFGFALVQLDVSIVNIALPRIATDLHAGVAGLQWVVDAYTLAFAVLLLSMGFLGDRLGARKVYLAGMLLFALSSILCGFSVDAVMLIVGRMLQGVGAAAMLPCSLALLSHATAHEHALRARAIGWWTAAGSITIAAGPLIGGLLMSVTTWRSIFFVNVPICILGAWLTLRVPETEREVRGKHFDLRGQILAVLALTALTITVIEAKPLGWTHPWVLACIATTLLAVPLFIWQESRCPSPMLPLRFFRAPGFSAAVIYGVIVNLTYYGIVFLLSLYLQRVHGYTALQTGLAYLPLTATFFGVNIFSGWLVGRAGAKLPMVLGALIDAFGFSLFLLLGAQSPYLLMLPAFALLPCGMGLGVPAMTTTVLSAVEKQASGTASGVLNAARQAAGAIGVALFGALAGDSNAWIVRGLHDSAWISVILLLIAAAVAFRGAAARKQTR, encoded by the coding sequence ATGGATCAACGTACCGTTCGACAACGTATTTCGCGCGTCACCATCGCTGCCAGTTTCGGTTTTGCGTTGGTGCAACTGGACGTCAGCATCGTCAATATCGCGCTGCCGCGCATCGCCACGGATTTGCATGCGGGCGTCGCCGGCCTGCAATGGGTGGTGGATGCGTACACGCTCGCGTTCGCGGTGCTGTTGTTGAGCATGGGTTTTCTTGGCGATCGATTGGGCGCGCGCAAGGTGTATCTGGCGGGCATGCTGTTGTTTGCGCTGTCGTCGATCCTTTGCGGTTTTTCGGTGGATGCCGTCATGTTGATCGTCGGGCGCATGCTGCAAGGCGTTGGCGCGGCGGCGATGCTGCCCTGCTCGCTGGCTTTGCTTAGTCACGCAACAGCGCACGAACATGCGTTACGCGCACGCGCTATCGGTTGGTGGACCGCCGCCGGCAGCATCACGATTGCCGCGGGCCCGCTGATCGGCGGCTTGTTGATGAGCGTCACGACCTGGCGCAGCATTTTTTTCGTCAACGTGCCAATCTGCATCCTGGGTGCATGGCTGACGTTGCGCGTTCCGGAAACGGAGCGCGAGGTTCGCGGTAAGCATTTCGATCTGCGCGGACAGATTCTCGCCGTGCTTGCGCTGACCGCATTAACCATAACCGTGATCGAAGCGAAGCCCTTGGGATGGACACATCCTTGGGTGTTGGCGTGCATCGCGACGACGTTGCTGGCCGTGCCGTTGTTTATATGGCAGGAGTCGCGTTGCCCGTCGCCGATGTTGCCGCTGCGATTTTTTAGAGCGCCAGGTTTCAGCGCAGCGGTGATTTACGGCGTGATTGTGAATCTCACGTATTACGGCATCGTGTTCTTGCTTAGCCTTTATCTGCAGCGCGTGCATGGTTACACCGCGTTGCAGACCGGATTGGCGTATTTGCCTTTGACCGCGACGTTTTTCGGCGTGAACATTTTTAGCGGTTGGCTGGTGGGCCGCGCCGGTGCGAAGTTGCCGATGGTGTTGGGTGCGTTGATCGACGCATTCGGTTTTTCGTTGTTTCTGTTGCTGGGCGCGCAAAGTCCTTATTTGTTGATGCTGCCTGCGTTTGCCTTGCTTCCCTGCGGCATGGGGCTTGGCGTACCGGCGATGACCACCACGGTGCTTTCCGCCGTGGAAAAACAAGCATCGGGGACCGCATCGGGCGTGCTCAACGCGGCGCGGCAGGCGGCTGGCGCAATCGGTGTTGCGTTGTTCGGTGCGCTGGCCGGCGACAGCAATGCGTGGATCGTGCGCGGCTTGCACGATTCCGCTTGGATCTCGGTGATCTTGTTGCTGATCGCGGCAGCCGTGGCCTTCCGTGGCGCGGCTGCGCGAAAGCAAACGCGATAA
- a CDS encoding GGDEF domain-containing protein: MQLQAQLRVGAALLLAVAAGISTYVFVGYAQAYEQSSSNLRVLTSFDQVLKAGNALSAERAPTNILLSLDRSDGQTYAITRSQVIAARQRTDAALDQLDRLARESMPAGAESTQIAQTQASLAQARSKVDALSQHAPFERSPQDLQSAIDTMIAARTELDPVINDLYREAIQRAPDQVGIMQMARILSDLREYGGRIGSMLVVPLSTPEPISPERRLAIATLRGRIIELHGLMPDRVEAGERQSSSIEQLRTHVEQQFFGHTLGLIDTLVDRSGTDYGMRAAAFTSQVLPDLMSLEKLEALFMQRAMLQVSQVKHEDGRQMVIVAACLLLFFLFLAFMLRTTENLIVRPLLLAKNEIVKLANGDLRRAQRAGNSVEARALHDAIDALRRQHVHSMHLAIERDELSKALRTQAHTDALTGLLNRHALEEITGDLAAEPVRLSKGRGLILIDVDFFKPINDAYGHVIGDLVLREVASRIKRLVEDPHMAFRYGGEEFAVLTNGLTRIELWKLAENIRQAISGEEITAPDVTALTVTASFGIAKGDAAVLTWLDLLNTADAALYQAKARGRNQLVAAPSADDETSRTRHSPIGT; this comes from the coding sequence ATGCAACTTCAAGCACAGCTAAGAGTAGGCGCAGCCTTGCTGCTGGCTGTTGCTGCCGGTATTTCGACGTATGTGTTCGTGGGATACGCGCAAGCCTATGAGCAGAGCTCCAGCAATCTACGCGTGCTTACCTCGTTCGATCAGGTGTTGAAGGCAGGCAATGCGCTGTCCGCCGAACGCGCGCCGACAAATATTCTGCTCAGCCTGGATCGCAGCGACGGACAAACCTACGCCATCACACGGTCGCAAGTGATCGCCGCGCGCCAACGCACCGATGCGGCGCTCGATCAACTCGACCGGCTGGCCCGTGAAAGCATGCCTGCCGGCGCCGAGAGCACGCAAATCGCGCAGACGCAGGCGAGCCTGGCGCAGGCGCGCAGCAAGGTCGACGCGTTGAGCCAGCATGCGCCGTTCGAACGCTCGCCGCAGGATCTGCAATCTGCGATCGACACGATGATCGCCGCGCGCACGGAACTCGATCCGGTGATCAACGATCTTTATCGCGAAGCCATCCAGCGCGCGCCCGACCAGGTCGGCATCATGCAGATGGCGCGCATCTTGAGCGATCTGCGCGAGTACGGCGGCCGTATCGGTTCGATGTTGGTCGTTCCATTGTCCACGCCGGAACCGATCAGCCCCGAGCGACGTCTAGCGATTGCGACGCTGCGCGGGCGCATCATCGAATTGCACGGCTTGATGCCCGATCGTGTGGAGGCGGGCGAACGGCAGTCGAGTTCGATCGAGCAGTTGCGTACGCACGTCGAACAGCAGTTCTTCGGCCATACGCTTGGATTGATCGATACGCTGGTCGACCGCTCCGGCACGGATTACGGCATGCGCGCCGCCGCGTTCACCAGCCAGGTGCTGCCCGACTTGATGAGCTTGGAAAAGCTCGAAGCGTTGTTTATGCAGCGCGCCATGCTGCAAGTGAGCCAGGTGAAGCACGAAGACGGCCGGCAGATGGTGATAGTCGCTGCCTGTCTGCTGCTGTTCTTTCTATTCCTTGCGTTTATGTTGCGCACTACGGAAAACCTGATCGTTCGTCCGTTGCTGCTAGCGAAGAACGAAATCGTGAAACTCGCCAACGGCGACCTTCGCCGTGCGCAACGCGCAGGCAACAGCGTAGAGGCCCGCGCGCTGCACGACGCCATCGACGCGTTGCGACGCCAGCATGTGCACAGCATGCATCTCGCTATCGAGCGCGACGAATTGAGCAAGGCGCTGCGTACGCAAGCGCATACCGACGCGCTGACCGGCTTGTTGAATCGTCACGCACTGGAAGAGATTACGGGCGATCTGGCGGCCGAGCCGGTGCGCCTGTCCAAAGGCCGGGGCTTGATCCTGATCGACGTGGATTTTTTCAAGCCCATCAACGATGCGTACGGACACGTCATTGGTGACCTGGTGTTGCGCGAAGTGGCAAGCCGCATCAAGCGTTTGGTGGAAGACCCGCATATGGCGTTTCGCTATGGCGGCGAAGAATTCGCCGTGCTGACGAACGGTCTGACGCGCATCGAACTGTGGAAGCTTGCGGAAAACATACGACAAGCCATTTCCGGCGAAGAAATTACGGCGCCGGACGTCACCGCATTGACGGTCACGGCAAGCTTCGGCATCGCCAAAGGAGACGCCGCGGTGCTTACATGGCTGGATCTGCTGAACACGGCGGATGCCGCGCTGTATCAGGCCAAAGCGCGAGGACGAAACCAACTCGTCGCCGCGCCGAGCGCGGACGATGAGACGTCGCGAACGCGCCATAGTCCAATTGGAACTTAA